From the genome of Pelobacter propionicus DSM 2379, one region includes:
- a CDS encoding sodium:solute symporter family transporter: protein MNSGIFQTTLISLLYTLLIFLIAWYAHIRKEHGRSIVDNPYIYTLSIAVYCTSWTFYGSVGKAATTGIDYLIIYLGPSLSAFAWIFLLHRIIRISRENNITSIADFISLRYGRSPLLGALVTLISLLAIMPYIALQLRAVFISFHIMSGFSGNHIFPLPPPQTGHFGGGLLLPLILSVFSIMFGARRLVSSERHEGLIAAVAFESLIKMICLLGIGMFVTYHLYDGFIDIFSRFRETAPERFNVLFTFNNAQNKSGITPPFTMLFMSMGAIMLLPRQFHVMVIENCNERHISTAMWLFPLYLFLINLFIMPIALSGIMTTGGTINADFFTLSVPLLTGHTTIAMLAYLGGLSAAAGMVMVESVTISTMLLNHIFMPVIVRFTPRTWFPDLLLQLKRFGIFLVIFLGYFYHLIAGSEFMLVNLGMISFTAISQFVPVMLGGLYWRRGNRTGAIVGTLLGFLIWFYTLFLPSFSAFEGLRSAILDNGPFGISLLKPTALFGLSGMDMWSHALFWSLFFNVASYIACSLILQQDDQEIDQVSKFIDIFRPERHRHTHTETKRLSKPVTIAQFVALMAKFIGEADAQQAIATYIGDRRIDVDGHISEFELPNLKRFTEKTLAGSVGVAAAGAIVDSFLSDMGSRMELVYDIFSTVKTSLDQSREALSVRIKASEIINRTLDLHIIMDELLLLLLKEFNLDIAAILLKDDDGTFSLQCCQTTNHDSPPDLHWLDESKPYYGHVDRSRRTFIINDTLLENPLFPLNRTMAGGIVSCAHIPIQRKGETPLGIISVFSKSIPGLFTEEFIGLLESLAGQLAQTVTIACEIQAKEKERNQKEQALLQNARIRRDMEIAQQIQISLLPEHPPHLFGVDMAGRCVSATHVGGDYYDFFLRDEHTVDLLIADVSGHSVGAALIMAEVRTLLRPHVNTAQNASSILKLLNSQLYDDLTRAELFITMFYAKYNSATGRLSYANAGHNRPLVCRERVEACIELDAEGLIIGVKPSVIFEERSTELLKGDVLLFYTDGLTEATNAEGASFGVERTCSHLKAVRNLPSQDILDSFYSAVTEFTGLDTFQDDISLVVIKIL from the coding sequence GTGAACAGCGGCATCTTCCAAACAACACTCATATCTCTTCTCTACACCCTGCTGATCTTTCTGATCGCCTGGTACGCACATATCCGCAAAGAACACGGCCGTAGTATCGTCGACAATCCCTACATCTACACTCTCTCCATCGCCGTCTATTGCACGTCATGGACCTTCTACGGCAGCGTTGGCAAGGCCGCCACAACCGGCATAGATTATCTCATCATCTATCTTGGTCCCTCGCTCAGCGCGTTTGCCTGGATTTTCCTGTTGCACCGCATCATACGGATCAGCAGAGAGAACAACATAACGTCCATTGCCGACTTCATCAGCCTGCGCTACGGAAGATCACCACTCCTGGGTGCCCTGGTAACGTTAATCTCCCTTCTGGCTATCATGCCTTATATCGCCTTGCAGCTACGGGCTGTTTTCATCAGCTTTCATATCATGAGCGGCTTCAGTGGCAACCACATCTTTCCCCTCCCACCACCACAGACAGGCCACTTTGGAGGAGGGCTGTTACTGCCTCTGATTCTGTCGGTTTTCAGCATTATGTTCGGAGCACGCAGACTGGTTTCATCAGAGCGTCATGAGGGGCTCATAGCAGCCGTTGCGTTCGAATCATTGATCAAGATGATCTGCCTGCTGGGTATCGGTATGTTTGTTACCTATCATCTGTATGACGGTTTTATCGATATCTTTTCGCGCTTTCGCGAGACCGCCCCAGAAAGATTCAATGTTCTTTTCACCTTTAACAACGCACAAAACAAAAGCGGAATCACGCCGCCGTTCACCATGCTGTTCATGTCCATGGGCGCCATCATGCTACTCCCGCGTCAGTTTCACGTCATGGTTATCGAAAACTGCAACGAGCGGCACATCAGCACAGCCATGTGGCTTTTCCCACTGTATCTATTCCTGATCAACCTATTCATCATGCCCATAGCCTTGAGCGGAATCATGACAACCGGTGGCACGATCAATGCGGATTTCTTTACTCTCAGCGTTCCACTGCTGACCGGTCACACCACCATAGCGATGCTAGCCTACCTGGGAGGCTTGTCGGCCGCGGCCGGCATGGTCATGGTAGAATCCGTGACCATCTCCACCATGCTGCTCAACCATATATTCATGCCGGTCATTGTCCGCTTTACTCCCCGGACCTGGTTTCCCGATCTATTGTTGCAGCTGAAAAGGTTCGGCATTTTTCTGGTAATTTTCCTCGGCTATTTTTATCACCTCATTGCGGGCAGCGAGTTCATGCTGGTCAACCTGGGCATGATTTCCTTTACCGCCATCAGCCAGTTTGTGCCTGTCATGCTCGGAGGACTGTACTGGCGGCGCGGCAACAGAACCGGTGCAATCGTCGGCACCCTGCTCGGCTTTCTCATCTGGTTCTACACCCTGTTTCTGCCATCTTTTTCTGCATTCGAGGGGCTTCGCTCGGCGATTCTGGATAACGGCCCGTTCGGCATCTCCCTACTCAAGCCCACGGCTCTGTTCGGTCTCTCCGGCATGGACATGTGGAGCCACGCCCTCTTCTGGAGCCTGTTTTTCAATGTGGCCAGCTACATCGCCTGTTCGCTGATTCTCCAGCAGGACGACCAGGAAATTGACCAGGTCAGCAAGTTCATCGACATATTCAGACCCGAGCGCCACCGCCACACCCATACGGAGACAAAGCGCCTCTCAAAACCGGTAACCATTGCCCAGTTTGTCGCGCTCATGGCCAAGTTCATCGGTGAAGCGGATGCGCAACAGGCCATTGCAACCTATATCGGTGACCGCCGGATAGACGTTGACGGGCACATATCAGAATTCGAACTACCGAACCTGAAGCGCTTTACGGAAAAGACCCTGGCCGGTTCCGTCGGCGTTGCCGCGGCAGGAGCCATTGTGGACAGTTTTCTATCCGATATGGGGTCACGCATGGAACTCGTGTACGACATTTTCAGCACCGTCAAGACATCCCTTGACCAGAGTCGCGAAGCCCTATCGGTACGTATCAAGGCTTCGGAGATCATCAACCGCACCCTTGATCTCCACATCATCATGGACGAGCTGCTACTACTATTACTGAAAGAATTTAACCTGGATATCGCCGCAATCCTGCTGAAAGACGACGACGGCACGTTTTCTCTCCAATGCTGCCAGACAACAAACCACGATTCCCCCCCAGATCTGCACTGGCTCGACGAGAGCAAGCCCTACTATGGCCACGTCGACCGCAGCCGTAGGACATTTATTATCAACGACACCCTCCTTGAAAACCCGTTGTTTCCCCTGAATAGAACCATGGCAGGCGGTATTGTTTCGTGTGCGCACATACCGATCCAGCGAAAGGGAGAGACGCCACTCGGCATTATATCCGTTTTCTCAAAATCCATTCCCGGATTATTTACGGAAGAGTTCATAGGGCTTCTGGAGAGCCTCGCTGGCCAGTTGGCGCAAACGGTTACGATAGCTTGTGAAATCCAGGCCAAGGAGAAGGAGCGGAACCAGAAGGAGCAGGCCTTGCTGCAGAATGCCCGTATCAGACGCGACATGGAAATTGCCCAGCAGATACAGATTTCTCTGCTTCCAGAGCACCCGCCGCATCTTTTTGGCGTAGATATGGCTGGGCGCTGCGTTTCAGCCACCCATGTGGGAGGAGACTATTACGATTTTTTCCTTCGGGACGAGCATACTGTCGACCTACTCATAGCAGACGTGTCCGGCCATAGCGTTGGAGCAGCCTTGATCATGGCAGAAGTCCGGACGCTTCTTCGCCCCCACGTCAATACGGCTCAAAATGCCTCTTCAATACTGAAACTACTCAATAGCCAGCTTTACGACGACCTGACCCGGGCCGAACTTTTCATAACCATGTTTTACGCAAAGTATAACTCTGCCACGGGTCGCCTGTCCTATGCAAACGCCGGCCACAACCGCCCACTTGTCTGTCGCGAGAGAGTTGAAGCCTGCATTGAACTCGATGCGGAGGGTCTTATTATCGGAGTCAAGCCTTCAGTCATCTTTGAAGAACGGAGCACAGAACTCTTGAAGGGCGATGTATTGCTGTTCTACACTGATGGCCTGACCGAGGCAACGAACGCAGAAGGAGCAAGCTTTGGTGTTGAAAGGACATGCAGCCACCTCAAGGCTGTTCGCAACCTTCCCTCGCAGGACATACTAGATTCATTTTACTCCGCCGTTACCGAATTTACCGGCCTGGATACATTCCAAGACGA
- a CDS encoding tetratricopeptide repeat protein translates to MKYVLSMLFCATMLSSCATFGEYAPSTPSLSSPAYDAYSRALYLYSRSRLASLEGEYALALNCLREAIEQDPSSAFLYSAMAENKLKIGQVQEALENINRAIKQDPSFREPYVMAGVLMASAGKDTEAVGYLRTAIQLDPSKEDAYLHLAVSLTRMFEYEEAVTTLKSLVKQNPESVLGYYYLGRSYSQMKLYRDAVGYFKKSIELRPEFSQAAIDMAASYEALGDYTKAIEIYHDLLDEDESRTAVQQRLIQLLIQQRRFQEALEYLNQSAGSGLSSAETMRKIGLIHLELEQYDEAIAVFNDLLEKDPSAHHVRLYLGVAYEEKGDLDRAKAEFLKIPSDSSVYTDAVGHIAFIFSERGQNDAAVDILKNSIAHNPAQIEPYLNLSTIYEKLDKSETALSLLLDCEKRFENEPRLHFRIGVLYDTLGKKRDSIERMKKVLSINPRDAQALNYLGYTYAEMGVNLDEALGFLKQAVEIRPNDGFILDSLGWIYYKMKKYDEAVRWLEKASRLADDDSTIIEHLGDAYLAQRDFKKALNAYKRAQELDPSRKELTEKIRKLKGELGER, encoded by the coding sequence ATGAAATACGTCCTGAGCATGCTTTTCTGCGCCACAATGCTTTCCTCATGCGCCACCTTTGGTGAATATGCGCCTTCTACTCCCTCCCTGTCATCTCCTGCTTATGACGCCTACTCCCGAGCCCTGTATCTCTACTCGCGCTCCAGGCTGGCAAGCCTGGAGGGGGAGTATGCCCTTGCCCTGAACTGCCTGCGGGAGGCAATCGAACAGGACCCTTCTTCCGCTTTTCTGTATTCAGCGATGGCCGAGAACAAACTTAAGATCGGCCAGGTTCAGGAAGCTTTGGAGAATATCAACAGGGCCATCAAACAGGACCCGTCCTTTCGTGAGCCATATGTCATGGCCGGCGTTTTGATGGCCTCTGCAGGCAAGGATACCGAGGCGGTCGGTTATCTCCGTACGGCAATCCAGTTGGACCCGTCCAAGGAGGACGCCTATCTTCATCTGGCGGTCTCGTTGACAAGGATGTTTGAATATGAAGAGGCGGTAACTACCCTCAAGTCGCTTGTGAAACAGAACCCCGAATCGGTGTTGGGATACTACTATCTCGGCCGTTCCTATAGCCAGATGAAACTCTATCGCGATGCCGTTGGCTATTTCAAGAAGAGTATTGAGCTTCGCCCTGAATTCAGCCAGGCTGCCATCGACATGGCTGCCTCGTACGAGGCGCTCGGTGACTATACCAAGGCCATTGAAATCTATCACGATCTTCTGGATGAAGACGAGAGTCGTACCGCAGTTCAGCAGCGCCTGATTCAGCTTTTGATCCAGCAGCGCAGGTTTCAGGAGGCTCTTGAGTATTTGAACCAGTCCGCTGGGTCCGGTTTGAGCAGTGCCGAAACCATGAGAAAAATCGGCTTAATCCACCTTGAACTGGAACAATATGACGAGGCCATTGCCGTTTTTAACGATCTGCTGGAAAAAGATCCCTCTGCCCATCATGTCAGGCTCTACCTGGGGGTGGCATATGAGGAAAAGGGGGATCTGGATCGCGCCAAGGCAGAATTTTTGAAAATTCCCTCTGATTCCAGTGTATATACCGACGCCGTAGGCCATATTGCCTTTATCTTTTCGGAAAGAGGCCAAAACGATGCCGCCGTGGATATCCTGAAAAATTCGATTGCGCACAATCCCGCGCAGATTGAGCCATATCTCAATCTGTCTACCATTTATGAGAAACTCGATAAATCCGAAACCGCTTTAAGCTTGCTCCTTGATTGCGAAAAACGCTTTGAGAATGAACCGCGCCTACACTTTCGAATCGGTGTGTTATATGACACGTTGGGCAAAAAACGGGATTCAATTGAACGCATGAAAAAGGTGCTCAGCATCAACCCAAGGGATGCACAGGCTCTCAATTATCTGGGTTATACTTATGCTGAAATGGGAGTGAATCTTGATGAGGCACTGGGATTCCTCAAACAGGCGGTTGAGATCCGTCCAAACGATGGCTTCATTCTGGATAGCCTCGGCTGGATATACTATAAAATGAAGAAATATGATGAGGCTGTCAGATGGCTTGAGAAAGCCAGTCGTCTTGCTGATGATGATTCAACCATTATTGAACACCTCGGTGATGCTTATCTGGCCCAGCGCGATTTTAAGAAGGCCTTAAATGCATATAAGCGGGCGCAGGAGCTTGATCCGAGCCGCAAGGAGCTGACCGAAAAGATTCGCAAGCTCAAAGGGGAGCTGGGTGAACGATGA
- a CDS encoding bifunctional aminoglycoside phosphotransferase/ATP-binding protein has protein sequence MMRSVLKSLLKPDAYPETTTKVELLQTHVSWIFLTDSHAYKIKKPVDLGFLNFSTIDRRRFYCNEEIRYNRRLCPDIYIGVVELRQTNGCASFRDQGQIIDYAVKMKRLPAESMLDRLVMNNTVSIAEIRDVARVIAEFHHTLPTSPAISEYGRPDRIRFNWIENFEQILPFESSTLPAPERQQIRSWVLSFMEQNADLFAARIDNGFIRECDGDIHLENICLTGGRVYIFDCIEFSERFRCCDTTADLAFLLMDLDFRDRNDLSAEVLATYSDVSGDNLVPALLNFYKIYRAFVRGKVESLHSIDADMNEQQRNNAITRAIRYFRLARGYIERSRLRPTLFITCGLMGCGKSTLAAQLSFELGIPSYNSDTIRKQMAGISPETEIRVAFGQGIYSDQTTQDTYSELLIRAEEELKSGSSVIVDACFVSRESRMLFANLAKSYAFNFVILFISCSEAINKRRLSDRSASGRSVSDGRTELLNLQRRIFEAPDNGEGLLIPVRTIIPVATLCSTIYERLA, from the coding sequence ATGATGCGAAGCGTATTGAAATCACTTCTGAAACCTGACGCATACCCGGAGACGACCACCAAGGTTGAGCTGCTCCAGACACACGTTTCATGGATCTTCCTGACCGACAGCCACGCCTACAAGATTAAGAAGCCGGTCGACCTCGGCTTTCTCAATTTTTCCACCATAGATCGTCGACGTTTTTATTGCAACGAGGAGATCAGATACAACCGACGCCTCTGTCCCGATATCTATATCGGAGTAGTTGAACTGCGCCAGACGAATGGATGTGCCAGCTTTCGGGACCAGGGACAGATTATCGACTACGCCGTCAAGATGAAGCGTCTACCGGCGGAAAGCATGCTGGATCGCCTGGTAATGAATAACACCGTCTCGATCGCCGAGATACGGGATGTCGCCCGGGTGATAGCCGAGTTTCACCATACCCTGCCTACTTCGCCCGCCATCTCGGAATACGGCCGTCCCGACCGGATTCGATTTAACTGGATCGAAAATTTTGAGCAAATTCTTCCCTTCGAGAGCTCGACTCTGCCAGCACCGGAACGCCAACAGATCCGATCATGGGTTTTGTCGTTCATGGAACAGAATGCCGATCTTTTCGCCGCAAGGATTGATAACGGTTTTATCCGGGAATGTGACGGGGATATCCACCTCGAGAATATCTGCCTGACCGGTGGAAGGGTCTATATCTTCGACTGCATCGAATTCAGTGAGCGCTTCCGCTGCTGCGACACCACTGCGGACCTGGCTTTTCTGCTTATGGACCTGGATTTTCGCGACAGAAACGACCTATCTGCGGAAGTGCTCGCGACCTATAGTGACGTTTCGGGTGACAACCTCGTCCCCGCCCTGCTCAACTTCTACAAGATATACAGGGCCTTTGTCCGGGGCAAAGTCGAGAGCCTGCACTCCATTGACGCCGACATGAATGAGCAGCAACGGAACAACGCCATAACGAGGGCTATTAGATATTTCAGACTTGCACGTGGTTACATTGAACGCAGCAGGCTTCGCCCAACCCTCTTCATTACCTGCGGTTTGATGGGGTGCGGCAAGAGTACGCTTGCCGCCCAACTTTCCTTCGAACTGGGCATCCCCAGTTACAACTCCGACACTATTCGCAAACAAATGGCCGGCATTTCCCCTGAAACAGAAATCCGCGTTGCTTTTGGCCAAGGCATCTATTCAGACCAGACTACCCAGGACACCTATAGCGAACTTTTGATACGGGCTGAGGAAGAACTCAAAAGCGGGAGTTCCGTAATCGTCGACGCTTGTTTTGTCAGTAGAGAGTCACGCATGCTTTTTGCCAACCTGGCAAAAAGCTACGCATTTAACTTTGTAATACTTTTTATTTCATGCAGTGAGGCAATCAACAAACGCAGGCTCAGCGATCGCTCAGCGTCAGGCCGCTCGGTATCTGACGGAAGAACAGAACTGCTCAACCTCCAGCGCAGAATATTTGAGGCGCCCGACAACGGAGAGGGCCTGCTGATCCCCGTACGTACCATTATACCGGTAGCAACGCTGTGCAGCACGATCTACGAGAGGCTCGCCTGA